Proteins encoded by one window of Rhineura floridana isolate rRhiFlo1 chromosome 9, rRhiFlo1.hap2, whole genome shotgun sequence:
- the LOC133364488 gene encoding small ribosomal subunit protein eS19-like, translating into MPGITVKDVNQQEFVRALAAFLKKSGKLKVPEWVDAVKLAKHKELAPYDENWFYTRAASTAHHLYLCGGAGVGSMTKIYGGRQCNGVMPSLFSQGSKSVARRVLQALGGLKMVEKDKDGGRKLTPQGQRDLDRIAGQVAAASKKY; encoded by the coding sequence ATGCCTGGCATAACTGTAAAAGACGTGAACCAGCAGGAGTTTGTGAGGGCCCTTGCAGCCTTCCTCAAAAAGTCAGGTAAACTGAAAGTACCTGAATGGGTGGACGCAGTCAAACTAGCCAAACACAAGGAATTGGCTCCCTATGACGAGAACTGGTTCTACACTAGAGCTGCATCCACAGCCCACCATCTGTATCTTTGTGGTGGTGCTGGAGTGGGCTCCATGACCAAGATATATGGGGGCCGCCAGTGCAACGGTGTAATGCCCAGCCTTTTCAGCCAGGGCTCCAAGAGCGTTGCAAGGAGAGTGCTCCAGGCTTTGGGAGGACTCAAAATGGTGGAGAAAGACAAAGATGGAGGTCGCAAACTTACTCCTCAGGGACAGAGAGATCTGGACAGGATTGCTGGACAGGTGGCAGCTGCaagcaagaaatattaa